The Dehalococcoidia bacterium sequence TGCAGTCCACAAGGGCCTGGAGGCGCTCAACCGGCACGACGCGGCAGGCTACGCGGCGACCTATGCGGCCGGCGCCGTGGTGCACGACCCGCAGTACGGCGAGCCCCTGAAGGGCAGGGACAAGGTGCGCGCGGACATCCAGGACTTCTTCCGCGCCTTTCCTGACCTCAAGGGGAGCCTCAGGTCGCTCCTGGTGAACGAGGACACCTACGCCGCCGAGTTCGAGATGACAGGGACCCACCTTGGCCCAATCCCCACACCGGACGG is a genomic window containing:
- a CDS encoding ester cyclase, with translation MTVEDAVHKGLEALNRHDAAGYAATYAAGAVVHDPQYGEPLKGRDKVRADIQDFFRAFPDLKGSLRSLLVNEDTYAAEFEMTGTHLGPIPTPDGVEIPASNKPVRFGGVSIGRVDRNGEIAEERRYYDLASLLAQVS